A single window of Malus sylvestris chromosome 5, drMalSylv7.2, whole genome shotgun sequence DNA harbors:
- the LOC126621177 gene encoding tyrosine-sulfated glycopeptide receptor 1-like: protein MSMATPTRTMVVKPNRLTNNSYVLLFILFIASIISTTHAACSKMDQHSLLSSFDIASSSLNWSSNDCCRWEGIICNMAGRVTHLLLPSKRLKGVISPSLGNLTHLSHLNLSHNILSGHLEVGFFLSLSRLHILDLSYNFISGEVPLSLPSSHIRLVDLSSNQFNGTIPSSFLQRAWNLRNLNVSNNLLTGQIPSSICFYSSSFRLLDFSHNEFSGIIPLGIGNCSKLELFRAGFNNLLGTLPTDIHNAQALEEISLPSNKLSGPIGENISNLTNLTILDLYLNQLSGALPFHIGKLSRLKIITLHFNNLESYLPTSLMNCSSLTELNLGYNQFEGDLSVLNFTKLTKLIKLDLMNNKFTGPLPISVYSCKSLIALRLSSNDLEGQLQHGILSLKSLSFLSLSNNRLTNVTGAMNILKDSKSLRVLLFTSNFLGEEMPDGDLMVDSSGFQNLSVLSLSRCQLTGKVPIWLSKLEKMEVLDLSSNRLVGSIPGWLGTLPSLSFLNLNNNFISGEFPKELCELQAFVTKRDGTLTGHGDFELPVYYQSIHGSATILQYKYISNMPNTIRFRNNSLSSKIPLEIGKLQLLQELDIGFNNFYGNIPNQISNLPNLERLDLSRNHFSGELPASLSSLHFLSSFSVAYNNLQGNIPLGTQLQGFNDTAFEGNPGLCGFPLPNECQKKRPGDTTKNREDVDDTANGIPWLHISVSLGFIVGFWGVCGPLALSRSWRFAYFQFLSNIVDRFVC, encoded by the coding sequence ATGTCAATGGCAACTCCAACAAGAACTATGGTAGTGAAGCCTAATCGTCTAACTAATAATTCATATGTCCTCCTCTTCATCTTGTTTATCGCAAGCATTATTTCTACAACCCATGCTGCATGCAGCAAAATGGACCAACACTCTCTTTTGTCTTCGTTTGATATCGCTTCTTCTAGTTTAAACTGGTCTTCCAACGATTGTTGTCGATGGGAGGGCATTATTTGCAATATGGCTGGTAGGGTCACCCATTTGTTATTGCCCTCCAAACGCCTCAAAGGAGTCATTTCTCCATCTCTTGGAAATCTCACGCATCTCTCCCACCTCAATCTCTCCCACAATATACTTTCTGGTCACCTGGAAGTTGGATTCTTTCTGTCCTTGAGTCGCCTTCATATCCTTGATTTGAGCTACAACTTTATCTCTGGAGAAGTACCGTTATCTCTACCATCAAGTCATATCCGATTGGTGGACTTATCCAGCAATCAATTCAACGGAACAATCCCATCTTCGTTCCTCCAGCGTGCCTGGAATTTGAGAAATTTAAATGTCAGCAATAATCTCCTTACAGGCCAAATACCGTCCTCTATCTGTTTTTATTCTTCTTCGTTTAGACTTTTGGATTTCTCCCATAATGAGTTCAGTGGCATAATCCCACTTGGAATCGGTAACTGTTCAAAGTTGGAGCTCTTTCGTGCAGGTTTCAACAACTTATTGGGGACACTTCCAACTGATATCCACAACGCTCAAgcacttgaagaaatttcattgCCTTCCAATAAGCTTTCCGGACCCATTGGTGAGAATATTTCCAATCTTACCAACCTCACAATCCTGGATCTCTACTTGAATCAGCTGAGCGGTGCGCTTCCCTTCCATATTGGGAAGCTCTCAAGATTGAAGATCATAACCCTCCATTTTAACAATCTAGAGAGTTATCTGCCTACATCTTTGATGAATTGCTCAAGCCTTACAGAATTGAATCTAGGATACAACCAATTCGAAGGAGATCTCTCCGTGCTTAATTTCACCAAGCTTACTAAACTTATTAAACTTGACCTTATGAATAATAAGTTCACCGGTCCCTTGCCAATAAGTGTTTACTCATGCAAGTCCTTGATAGCACTTCGACTGAGCTCAAATGATCTAGAAGGACAATTACAACATGGGATTCTTTCTTTGAAATCCTTGTCATTCCTTTCACTGTCTAATAACAGGTTGACCAATGTCACAGGGGCAATGAACATATTGAAGGATTCCAAAAGTTTAAGGGTACTCCTTTTTACAAGTAATTTTCTTGGTGAAGAAATGCCAGATGGTGATCTCATGGTTGATTCATcagggttccaaaatctctcgGTTCTCAGCTTGTCAAGGTGCCAATTGACAGGCAAGGTACCAATATGGCTGTCAAAGCTTGAGAAAATGGAAGTGCTGGATCTGTCTTCTAACAGACTTGTAGGCTCAATACCTGGTTGGTTGGGGACTCTTCCAAGTCTTTCCTTTTTAAACTTGAATAATAATTTCATTTCAGGTGAATTTCCGAAGGAGCTTTGTGAACTACAAGCTTTCGTGACAAAACGGGATGGAACTCTAACAGGCCATGGTGATTTTGAGTTGCCCGTCTACTACCAAAGCATTCATGGGTCTGCAACTATTTTACAGTACAAATATATATCCAACATGCCAAATACAATCAGGTTCAGGAACAACAGCCTAAGCAGCAAAATACCCCTTGAGATTGGCAAATTGCAACTTCTTCAAGAATTGGATATTGGTTTCAACAACTTCTATGGCAACATTCCAAACCAAATATCGAACCTCCCAAACTTGGAGAGGTTAGACCTCTCAAGAAACCATTTTTCGGGCGAACTCCCAGCCTCACTGTCAAGTCTTCATTTCTTGTCTTCATTTAGTGTTGCCTACAATAACCTCCAAGGCAATATACCATTAGGCACTCAGCTCCAAGGATTCAATGACACTGCCTTTGAGGGTAACCCAGGACTTTGCGGTTTCCCGCTTCCAAATGAGTGCCAGAAGAAGCGTCCAGGTGATACGACTAAGAACCGGGAAGATGTAGATGACACTGCGAATGGAATTCCATGGCTTCATATTTCAGTGTCTCTTGGTTTCATTGTGGGGTTTTGGGGAGTTTGTGGTCCTTTAGCTTTGAGCAGGTCGTGGCGATTTGCATATTTCCAATTTCTCTCTAATATTGTAGATCGTTTTGTGTGCTAA
- the LOC126624254 gene encoding phospholipase A I-like isoform X2, whose translation MSWGLGWKRPLEIFHLVLTYGTEGPPETFDRTSSASSSSSSSSVATQDQELGYRIDLDWQAGDDEEQVALRLQSQLMVALPMPQDTVVVELRTEEAEEANVGVDMRVVRRREPLRAVTMTKTAGSGQQSDGTGVLTRLLRSNFASTMPAVADGEAACGVHWQCVTVVNLSGCGLSVLPVELTRLPLLEKLYLDNNKLSLLPSELGELKSLKVLRVDYNMLVSVPLELRQCVGLVELSLEHNKLVRPLLDFRAMAELRVLRLFGNPLEFLPEILPLHKLHHLSLANIRIVADDNLRSVNVQIEMENSSYFGASRHKLSAFFSLIFRFSSCHHPLLASALAKIMQDQGNRVVVGKDENAVRQLISMISSDNRHVVEKACSALSSLAADVSVAMQLMKSDIMQPIETVLKSMPQGEVISVLQVVVKLAFASDAVAQKMLTKDVLKSLKLLCALKTPEVQRLALLAVGNLAFCLENRRLLVTSESLCELLMRLTAAPEPRVHKAAARALAILGENGILRRAIRGRPVPKQGLRILSMDGGGMKGLATVQILKAIEKGTGKQIHELFDLICGTSTGGMLAVALGIKLMSLDQCEEIYKNLGKLVFAEPAPKDNEAASWREKLDQLYKSSSQSFRVVVHGSKHSADQFERLLKEMCADEDGDLLIESAVKNVPKVFVVSTLVSVMPAQPFLFRNYQYPAGTLEVPLSESSGITGPPPGCAEGGYKHSAFIGSCKHQVWQAIRASSAAPYYLDDFSDDVNRWQDGAIVANNPTIFSIREAQLLWPDTKIDCLVSVGCGDVPTKVRKGGWRYLDTGQVLIESACSVERVEEALSTLLPMLPGIQYFRFNPVDERCDMELDETDPAVWLKLEDAVEEYIQKNSLVLKDACERLLMPFQHDEKWSHVPKSKASNDEEKSPSLGWRRNVLLVEASHSPSSGRTQNHAHALESFCARNGIRLSQMQGISGFVKTVPATTFPTPFASPLFPPSIPSSPLFYSPDFGPQRVGRIDMVPPLSLDGQSGKGAASPPDSPSGPRQLSLPVQSLHEKLQNSPQVGIVHLALQNDSLGSILSWQNDVFVVAEPGELADKFLQSVKLSLISVVRNRRRKADSSFANISTISDLVACRPYFQIGGIVHRYMGRQTQVMDDGQEIGAYLFRRTVPSIHLTPDDVRWMVGAWRDRIIICTGTYGPTPPLIKAFLDTGAKAVISSLAQPPEAQLTAVHGSAEFSVFENGKFEIGEEEAEDEVEDEDAEPTSPVSDWEDSENGDRSTGFWDDDEEEVSQFVCQLYESLFREGVSVDVALRQALASHRKLRYSCHLPSIH comes from the exons ATGTCTTGGGGACTGGGCTGGAAGCGGCCCTTGGAGATCTTCCATCTCGTGCTCACGTACGGCACCGAGGGTCCGCCGGAGACCTTCGACCGTACGTCGTCGGCGTCATCCTCGTCGTCCTCGTCTTCCGTGGCGACGCAGGATCAAGAATTAGGGTATCGGATCGACTTGGATTGGCAGGCTGGGGACGATGAGGAGCAGGTGGCTCTGAGGCTCCAGTCGCAGCTAATGGTGGCGTTGCCGATGCCTCAGGACACGGTGGTGGTCGAATTGAGGACCGAGGAGGCAGAGGAAGCGAATGTGGGTGTGGACATGAGGGTGGTGAGGCGCAGAGAGCCGTTGAGAGCTGTGACCATGACCAAGACGGCCGGGTCCGGCCAGCAAAGCGATGGCACTGGAGTCTTGACTCGCTTGCTGCGCTCCAATTTCGCTTCAACAATGCCTGCAGTTGCCGACGGCGAGGCGGCCTGCGGTGTGCATTGGCAGTGCGTCACCGTGGTCAATCTGAGTGGTTGTGGGTTGTCG GTTTTACCGGTAGAGCTAACTCGACTGCCTCTTCTCGAAAAGCTGTACCTTGATAACAATAAATTGTCACTTTTGCCTTCTGAGCTTGGTGAACTGAAAAGCTTAAAAGTCCTCAGGGTAGACTACAACATGCTGGTTTCAGTACCTT TAGAGCTGAGGCAGTGTGTTGGATTGGTGGAACTTTCATTGGAACATAACAAGCTTGTCCGGCCTTTGCTTGATTTCAG GGCTATGGCTGAGCTACGAGTTCTTAGGCTGTTTGGAAACCCTCTTGAATTTCTTCCTGAAATCTTGCCACTCCACAAACTTCATCATTTGTCTCTTGCGAATATCAGGATTGTGGCAGATGATAACTTGAGATCGGTGAACGTGCAAATAGAG ATGGAAAACAGTTCTTATTTTGGCGCATCCAGGCATAAGCTAAGCGCCTTTTTCTCTCTTATATTTCGGTTTTCTTCTTGTCATCACCCTTTACTAGCATCTGCACTTGCAAAGATTATGCAAGACCAAGGAAACCGCGtagttgttggcaaagatgagAATGCAGTGAGGCAGCTTATAAGTATGATAAGCAGCGACAACCGTCATGTG GTTGAAAAAGCATGTTCTGCTCTTTCATCTCTTGCTGCAGATGTTTCAGTTGCCATGCAGTTGATGAAATCTGACATTATGCAACCCATCGAAACGGTTTTGAAGTCTATGCCCCAGGGGGAAGTTATTTCTGTGTTGCAAGTTGTGGTGAAGCTGGCTTTTGCATCTGATGCTGTAGCTCAGAAGATGCTGACCAAGGATGTATTGAAGTCTTTGAAATTGTTGTGTGCCCTTAAAACCCCTGAG GTACAAAGATTAGCTTTGCTGGCAGTAGGTAATTTGGCCTTTTGTCTGGAGAATCGCCGTCTTTTGGTTACTTCTGAAAGCTTGTGTGAACTTCTAATGCGCTTGACGGCTGCACCTGAGCCCCGTGTGCATAAAGCTGCAGCTCGTGCTTTAGCAATTCTCG GGGAGAATGGAATCCTGCGACGTGCCATAAGGGGGAGACCGGTGCCAAAGCAAGGACTGCGCATACTTTCAATGGATGGTGGTGGTATGAAAGGTCTGGCAACCGTGCAAATTCTTAAAGCAATTGAGAAGGGAACTGGAAAACAGATACATGAGTTGTTTGACCTCATATGTGGCACATCAACGGGTGGAATGCTTGCTGTTGCGCTTGGCATTAAGCTAATGTCTTTAGACCAATGTGAAGAAATATACAAAAACCTTG GAAAACTTGTCTTTGCTGAACCTGCGCCAAAGGATAATGAAGCTGCAAGTTGGAGAGAGAAGTTGGATCAGCTCTATAAAAGTTCGTCCCAGAGTTTTAGAGTTGTTGTACATGGATCTAAA CATAGTGCAGATCAGTTTGAGAGATTGTTGAAGGAAATGTGTGCCGATGAGGATGGGGATCTGTTAATAGAGTCCGCAGTTAAAAACGTTCCCAAAGTTTTTGTTGTGTCAACTTTGGTGAGCGTGATGCCAGCTCAGCCTTTCTTATTCCGAAATTATCAG TATCCTGCGGGAACACTAGAAGTGCCTCTTTCAGAGAGTTCAGGAATAACTGGACCACCTCCTGGATGTGCTGAAGGTGGCTATAAGCACAGTGCCTTTATAGGAAGTTGTAAGCATCAAGTATGGCAAGCTATCAGAGCGTCATCTGCTGCTCCGTATTATCTTGATGATTTCTCAGATG ATGTAAATCGTTGGCAAGATGGTGCAATAGTGGCAAACAATCCTACAATCTTTTCCATTAGAGAAGCACAACTTTTATGGCCAGACACAAAAATTGACTGCTTAGTTTCCGTTGGCTGTGGTGATGTTCCAACAAAG GTGCGAAAAGGTGGTTGGCGTTATCTGGATACTGGTCAGGTATTGATAGAAAGTGCATGCTCTGTGGAACGGGTGGAGGAAGCTTTGAGCACATTGCTACCCATGCTCCCTGGAATACAATATTTTCGGTTTAATCCAG TTGATGAACGCTGTGATATGGAACTGGATGAGACTGATCCTGCAGTCTGGCTGAAATTGGAAGATGCAGTTGAGGAATATATTCAGAAAAATTCTCTTGTACTTAAGGATGCCTGTGAGAGACTACTTATGCCCTTTCAACATGATGAGAAGTGGTCACATGTCCCCAAGTCAAAGGCATCAAATGACG AGGAAAAAAGTCCATCTCTAGGTTGGAGGCGCAATGTACTACTTGTCGAAGCTTCGCATAGCCCCAGTTCTGGTCGCACTCAGAACCATGCTCATGCGCTTGAGTCATTTTGTGCTCGTAATGGAATACGATTATCGCAAATGCAAGGCATATCAGGATTTGTGAAAACGGTACCAGCAACAACATTCCCAACGCCGTTTGCATCACCTTTATTTCCTCCAAGCATTCCATCAAGTCCACTTTTCTACAGTCCTGATTTTGGCCCCCAGAGGGTTGGCCGAATCGATATGGTCCCACCTTTAAGCTTAGATGGACAGTCTGGAAAAGGAGCTGCATCACCACCTGATTCTCCTTCAGGACCTAGACAGCTTTCTTTACCCGTCCAGTCATTGCATGAGAAGTTACAGAACTCGCCCCAAGTGGGAATTGTACATTTAGCCCTTCAAAATGACTCTCTTGGCTCGATATTAAG TTGGCAGAATGATGTATTTGTGGTTGCTGAGCCTGGAGAGCTTGCAGATAAGTTTCTTCAGAGTGTTAAACTGAGTTTGATATCAGTGGTGCGAAACCGCCGCAGGAAGGCTGATTCATCTTTCGCCAATATTTCAACTATTTCTGATTTGGTTGCATGTAGACCATACTTCCAAATTGGAGGCATCGTTCACCGTTATATGGGACGCCAAACTCAA GTTATGGACGATGGCCAAGAAATTGGAGCATATTTGTTTCGTAGAACTGTGCCTTCTATCCATTTAACACCCGATGATGTTCGCTGGATG GTCGGAGCTTGGAGAGATAGGATCATTATTTGCACAGGGACATATGGACCTACGCCACCACTGATTAAAGCATTTTTAGACACTGGCGCTAAAGCTGTTATAAGTTCTTTAGCTCAGCCCCCAGAAGCACAGCTGACAGCAGTCCATGGATCTGCAGAGTTCAGTGTTTTTGAAAACGGGAAGTTTGAGATTGGAGAGGAAGAGGCTGAAGATGAAGTCGAAGATGAGGATGCTGAGCCTACCAGTCCGGTGAGTGACTGGGAAGATAGTGAAAACGGGGACCGGTCTACAGGTTTTTGGGATGACGATGAGGAAGAGGTGTCGCAATTTGTATGTCAATTGTACGAGTCACTGTTTCGAGAGGGTGTGAGCGTGGATGTTGCTCTACGACAAGCTCTTGCCTCGCACCGGAAGTTGAGGTATTCATGCCATCTTCCCAGTATACACTAG
- the LOC126624254 gene encoding phospholipase A I-like isoform X1: MSWGLGWKRPLEIFHLVLTYGTEGPPETFDRTSSASSSSSSSSVATQDQELGYRIDLDWQAGDDEEQVALRLQSQLMVALPMPQDTVVVELRTEEAEEANVGVDMRVVRRREPLRAVTMTKTAGSGQQSDGTGVLTRLLRSNFASTMPAVADGEAACGVHWQCVTVVNLSGCGLSVLPVELTRLPLLEKLYLDNNKLSLLPSELGELKSLKVLRVDYNMLVSVPLELRQCVGLVELSLEHNKLVRPLLDFRAMAELRVLRLFGNPLEFLPEILPLHKLHHLSLANIRIVADDNLRSVNVQIEMENSSYFGASRHKLSAFFSLIFRFSSCHHPLLASALAKIMQDQGNRVVVGKDENAVRQLISMISSDNRHVVEKACSALSSLAADVSVAMQLMKSDIMQPIETVLKSMPQGEVISVLQVVVKLAFASDAVAQKMLTKDVLKSLKLLCALKTPEVQRLALLAVGNLAFCLENRRLLVTSESLCELLMRLTAAPEPRVHKAAARALAILGENGILRRAIRGRPVPKQGLRILSMDGGGMKGLATVQILKAIEKGTGKQIHELFDLICGTSTGGMLAVALGIKLMSLDQCEEIYKNLGKLVFAEPAPKDNEAASWREKLDQLYKSSSQSFRVVVHGSKHSADQFERLLKEMCADEDGDLLIESAVKNVPKVFVVSTLVSVMPAQPFLFRNYQYPAGTLEVPLSESSGITGPPPGCAEGGYKHSAFIGSCKHQVWQAIRASSAAPYYLDDFSDDVNRWQDGAIVANNPTIFSIREAQLLWPDTKIDCLVSVGCGDVPTKVRKGGWRYLDTGQVLIESACSVERVEEALSTLLPMLPGIQYFRFNPVDERCDMELDETDPAVWLKLEDAVEEYIQKNSLVLKDACERLLMPFQHDEKWSHVPKSKASNDAEEKSPSLGWRRNVLLVEASHSPSSGRTQNHAHALESFCARNGIRLSQMQGISGFVKTVPATTFPTPFASPLFPPSIPSSPLFYSPDFGPQRVGRIDMVPPLSLDGQSGKGAASPPDSPSGPRQLSLPVQSLHEKLQNSPQVGIVHLALQNDSLGSILSWQNDVFVVAEPGELADKFLQSVKLSLISVVRNRRRKADSSFANISTISDLVACRPYFQIGGIVHRYMGRQTQVMDDGQEIGAYLFRRTVPSIHLTPDDVRWMVGAWRDRIIICTGTYGPTPPLIKAFLDTGAKAVISSLAQPPEAQLTAVHGSAEFSVFENGKFEIGEEEAEDEVEDEDAEPTSPVSDWEDSENGDRSTGFWDDDEEEVSQFVCQLYESLFREGVSVDVALRQALASHRKLRYSCHLPSIH; encoded by the exons ATGTCTTGGGGACTGGGCTGGAAGCGGCCCTTGGAGATCTTCCATCTCGTGCTCACGTACGGCACCGAGGGTCCGCCGGAGACCTTCGACCGTACGTCGTCGGCGTCATCCTCGTCGTCCTCGTCTTCCGTGGCGACGCAGGATCAAGAATTAGGGTATCGGATCGACTTGGATTGGCAGGCTGGGGACGATGAGGAGCAGGTGGCTCTGAGGCTCCAGTCGCAGCTAATGGTGGCGTTGCCGATGCCTCAGGACACGGTGGTGGTCGAATTGAGGACCGAGGAGGCAGAGGAAGCGAATGTGGGTGTGGACATGAGGGTGGTGAGGCGCAGAGAGCCGTTGAGAGCTGTGACCATGACCAAGACGGCCGGGTCCGGCCAGCAAAGCGATGGCACTGGAGTCTTGACTCGCTTGCTGCGCTCCAATTTCGCTTCAACAATGCCTGCAGTTGCCGACGGCGAGGCGGCCTGCGGTGTGCATTGGCAGTGCGTCACCGTGGTCAATCTGAGTGGTTGTGGGTTGTCG GTTTTACCGGTAGAGCTAACTCGACTGCCTCTTCTCGAAAAGCTGTACCTTGATAACAATAAATTGTCACTTTTGCCTTCTGAGCTTGGTGAACTGAAAAGCTTAAAAGTCCTCAGGGTAGACTACAACATGCTGGTTTCAGTACCTT TAGAGCTGAGGCAGTGTGTTGGATTGGTGGAACTTTCATTGGAACATAACAAGCTTGTCCGGCCTTTGCTTGATTTCAG GGCTATGGCTGAGCTACGAGTTCTTAGGCTGTTTGGAAACCCTCTTGAATTTCTTCCTGAAATCTTGCCACTCCACAAACTTCATCATTTGTCTCTTGCGAATATCAGGATTGTGGCAGATGATAACTTGAGATCGGTGAACGTGCAAATAGAG ATGGAAAACAGTTCTTATTTTGGCGCATCCAGGCATAAGCTAAGCGCCTTTTTCTCTCTTATATTTCGGTTTTCTTCTTGTCATCACCCTTTACTAGCATCTGCACTTGCAAAGATTATGCAAGACCAAGGAAACCGCGtagttgttggcaaagatgagAATGCAGTGAGGCAGCTTATAAGTATGATAAGCAGCGACAACCGTCATGTG GTTGAAAAAGCATGTTCTGCTCTTTCATCTCTTGCTGCAGATGTTTCAGTTGCCATGCAGTTGATGAAATCTGACATTATGCAACCCATCGAAACGGTTTTGAAGTCTATGCCCCAGGGGGAAGTTATTTCTGTGTTGCAAGTTGTGGTGAAGCTGGCTTTTGCATCTGATGCTGTAGCTCAGAAGATGCTGACCAAGGATGTATTGAAGTCTTTGAAATTGTTGTGTGCCCTTAAAACCCCTGAG GTACAAAGATTAGCTTTGCTGGCAGTAGGTAATTTGGCCTTTTGTCTGGAGAATCGCCGTCTTTTGGTTACTTCTGAAAGCTTGTGTGAACTTCTAATGCGCTTGACGGCTGCACCTGAGCCCCGTGTGCATAAAGCTGCAGCTCGTGCTTTAGCAATTCTCG GGGAGAATGGAATCCTGCGACGTGCCATAAGGGGGAGACCGGTGCCAAAGCAAGGACTGCGCATACTTTCAATGGATGGTGGTGGTATGAAAGGTCTGGCAACCGTGCAAATTCTTAAAGCAATTGAGAAGGGAACTGGAAAACAGATACATGAGTTGTTTGACCTCATATGTGGCACATCAACGGGTGGAATGCTTGCTGTTGCGCTTGGCATTAAGCTAATGTCTTTAGACCAATGTGAAGAAATATACAAAAACCTTG GAAAACTTGTCTTTGCTGAACCTGCGCCAAAGGATAATGAAGCTGCAAGTTGGAGAGAGAAGTTGGATCAGCTCTATAAAAGTTCGTCCCAGAGTTTTAGAGTTGTTGTACATGGATCTAAA CATAGTGCAGATCAGTTTGAGAGATTGTTGAAGGAAATGTGTGCCGATGAGGATGGGGATCTGTTAATAGAGTCCGCAGTTAAAAACGTTCCCAAAGTTTTTGTTGTGTCAACTTTGGTGAGCGTGATGCCAGCTCAGCCTTTCTTATTCCGAAATTATCAG TATCCTGCGGGAACACTAGAAGTGCCTCTTTCAGAGAGTTCAGGAATAACTGGACCACCTCCTGGATGTGCTGAAGGTGGCTATAAGCACAGTGCCTTTATAGGAAGTTGTAAGCATCAAGTATGGCAAGCTATCAGAGCGTCATCTGCTGCTCCGTATTATCTTGATGATTTCTCAGATG ATGTAAATCGTTGGCAAGATGGTGCAATAGTGGCAAACAATCCTACAATCTTTTCCATTAGAGAAGCACAACTTTTATGGCCAGACACAAAAATTGACTGCTTAGTTTCCGTTGGCTGTGGTGATGTTCCAACAAAG GTGCGAAAAGGTGGTTGGCGTTATCTGGATACTGGTCAGGTATTGATAGAAAGTGCATGCTCTGTGGAACGGGTGGAGGAAGCTTTGAGCACATTGCTACCCATGCTCCCTGGAATACAATATTTTCGGTTTAATCCAG TTGATGAACGCTGTGATATGGAACTGGATGAGACTGATCCTGCAGTCTGGCTGAAATTGGAAGATGCAGTTGAGGAATATATTCAGAAAAATTCTCTTGTACTTAAGGATGCCTGTGAGAGACTACTTATGCCCTTTCAACATGATGAGAAGTGGTCACATGTCCCCAAGTCAAAGGCATCAAATGACG CAGAGGAAAAAAGTCCATCTCTAGGTTGGAGGCGCAATGTACTACTTGTCGAAGCTTCGCATAGCCCCAGTTCTGGTCGCACTCAGAACCATGCTCATGCGCTTGAGTCATTTTGTGCTCGTAATGGAATACGATTATCGCAAATGCAAGGCATATCAGGATTTGTGAAAACGGTACCAGCAACAACATTCCCAACGCCGTTTGCATCACCTTTATTTCCTCCAAGCATTCCATCAAGTCCACTTTTCTACAGTCCTGATTTTGGCCCCCAGAGGGTTGGCCGAATCGATATGGTCCCACCTTTAAGCTTAGATGGACAGTCTGGAAAAGGAGCTGCATCACCACCTGATTCTCCTTCAGGACCTAGACAGCTTTCTTTACCCGTCCAGTCATTGCATGAGAAGTTACAGAACTCGCCCCAAGTGGGAATTGTACATTTAGCCCTTCAAAATGACTCTCTTGGCTCGATATTAAG TTGGCAGAATGATGTATTTGTGGTTGCTGAGCCTGGAGAGCTTGCAGATAAGTTTCTTCAGAGTGTTAAACTGAGTTTGATATCAGTGGTGCGAAACCGCCGCAGGAAGGCTGATTCATCTTTCGCCAATATTTCAACTATTTCTGATTTGGTTGCATGTAGACCATACTTCCAAATTGGAGGCATCGTTCACCGTTATATGGGACGCCAAACTCAA GTTATGGACGATGGCCAAGAAATTGGAGCATATTTGTTTCGTAGAACTGTGCCTTCTATCCATTTAACACCCGATGATGTTCGCTGGATG GTCGGAGCTTGGAGAGATAGGATCATTATTTGCACAGGGACATATGGACCTACGCCACCACTGATTAAAGCATTTTTAGACACTGGCGCTAAAGCTGTTATAAGTTCTTTAGCTCAGCCCCCAGAAGCACAGCTGACAGCAGTCCATGGATCTGCAGAGTTCAGTGTTTTTGAAAACGGGAAGTTTGAGATTGGAGAGGAAGAGGCTGAAGATGAAGTCGAAGATGAGGATGCTGAGCCTACCAGTCCGGTGAGTGACTGGGAAGATAGTGAAAACGGGGACCGGTCTACAGGTTTTTGGGATGACGATGAGGAAGAGGTGTCGCAATTTGTATGTCAATTGTACGAGTCACTGTTTCGAGAGGGTGTGAGCGTGGATGTTGCTCTACGACAAGCTCTTGCCTCGCACCGGAAGTTGAGGTATTCATGCCATCTTCCCAGTATACACTAG
- the LOC126624263 gene encoding uncharacterized protein LOC126624263 — MQYKASSTAETNFPQTSPMAAGTAPIAVGTRGTVGSLVRREIEYFSKLELDPHGSSSSMKPLGQILGFTSGDSGAHCSKSSFRILVMTWRRRKRRGSSGSGIGRGFLASMCFAAEVAETNRQNWIPGFNYKILKDDMNNLSI; from the coding sequence atGCAGTATAAAGCCAGCAGCACAGCAGAAACCAACTTCCCTCAAACAAGTCCAATGGCTGCAGGAACAGCTCCGATCGCAGTAGGCACGCGAGGCACGGTTGGATCGCTTGTCAGGAGGGAGATCGAGTACTTCAGCAAGCTTGAGCTCGACCCGCATGGAAGCTCAAGCTCAATGAAGCCTCTGGGACAAATACTCGGCTTCACTTCTGGCGATAGCGGTGCTCATTGTAGCAAGTCTAGTTTCCGGATCTTGGTAATGAcatggaggaggaggaagaggagaggcAGTAGCGGCAGCGGCATCGGCAGAGGGTTCTTGGCAAGCATGTGTTTTGCTGCTGAAGTTGCGGAAACCAATCGGCAAAACTGGATTCCTGGGTTTAATTACAAGATCCTCAAGGATGACATGAACAACTTGAGCATTTGA